One Glutamicibacter halophytocola DNA segment encodes these proteins:
- a CDS encoding Dyp-type peroxidase has protein sequence MGSERSGTAMRPSRRGLLIAGAASGLGAVAALGIESLADSASPAGASEPLHGQETIPFYGSHQAGIATAPQAYAAYIALTLRDEVDRDSVQRLLRILTDDAARLTQGREALADTEPELAHLPARLTVTFGFGSKMAKLAGAATSEVKPLPEFGIDRLEQRWCDGDLLLHIAADDRLTVSHAQRMLLKDVRSFATVKWTQAGFRRARGSEASSTTMRNLFGQVDGTSNLAPGTQEFNQLVWNKDSSTTMVLRRIRMNLETWDELDRPAREFSVGRTLDNGAPLTGALEHDEPDFRRLTVNGFAVIGDQAHIRRARSENPEERIYRRAYNYDEPPTGENISDSGLIFVSYQKSVAKQYVPLQQRLDQLDALNQWTTPIGSAVFLIPPGCQEHGFIGDTFFTA, from the coding sequence ATGGGATCGGAACGCTCCGGGACCGCCATGCGGCCAAGCCGCCGGGGACTGCTGATTGCAGGTGCCGCGTCAGGCCTTGGAGCAGTCGCCGCGCTGGGTATTGAATCACTGGCAGATTCGGCTTCTCCTGCCGGTGCGTCCGAGCCTTTGCACGGGCAGGAGACCATTCCCTTTTATGGATCGCATCAGGCGGGGATCGCCACAGCGCCCCAAGCCTACGCAGCGTATATTGCCTTGACGCTGCGCGACGAGGTGGACCGGGACAGCGTTCAGCGGCTGCTTCGCATACTCACCGATGACGCTGCCAGGCTGACGCAGGGCCGTGAAGCGCTGGCCGATACCGAACCTGAGCTGGCGCACCTGCCGGCACGGCTCACCGTGACCTTCGGATTCGGGAGCAAAATGGCCAAGCTGGCAGGTGCGGCCACCTCGGAAGTCAAGCCGTTGCCGGAATTTGGCATCGACCGGCTGGAACAGCGCTGGTGCGACGGCGATCTATTGCTGCACATCGCTGCGGATGACCGGCTCACTGTGTCCCACGCACAACGCATGCTGCTCAAGGATGTGCGCAGCTTCGCCACGGTGAAGTGGACGCAGGCAGGTTTCCGCAGAGCCCGCGGGTCAGAGGCCAGCTCAACGACAATGCGCAATCTCTTCGGCCAGGTCGATGGGACTTCCAACTTGGCACCTGGCACCCAGGAGTTCAACCAGCTTGTCTGGAACAAGGATTCAAGCACCACCATGGTGCTGCGCAGGATCCGCATGAATCTGGAAACCTGGGATGAGCTGGATCGGCCCGCGCGGGAATTCAGCGTAGGCCGCACCCTGGACAACGGCGCGCCCTTGACCGGTGCCCTTGAACATGATGAACCGGATTTCCGCCGGCTCACGGTTAATGGCTTCGCCGTGATTGGCGACCAGGCCCATATTCGGCGCGCCCGCTCGGAGAATCCGGAAGAACGGATTTATCGCAGGGCCTACAACTACGACGAACCGCCCACCGGCGAGAACATCTCTGATTCCGGGCTCATCTTCGTGTCCTATCAGAAGAGTGTTGCCAAGCAGTACGTGCCATTGCAGCAGCGGCTGGATCAGCTAGATGCGCTGAACCAATGGACAACTCCCATCGGGTCTGCCGTTTTCCTGATCCCTCCGGGCTGCCAGGAGCACGGCTTTATCGGCGATACGTTCTTCACCGCCTGA
- a CDS encoding copper chaperone PCu(A)C, with product MKKSFGLRATALSASSLILLAGCAAPEPGAASPSPAGTTIEVKDLWLKATQDDMSSAFGTIENTGDHAVTITQVSSAVSGDTGLHETVANESGAMVMREKTGGFTIEAHGKLELAPGANHLMIMDPKKPLKAGDEVALTLEFSDESSFDFTAPVKDFAVAKESYDESSSQSGHGH from the coding sequence TTGAAAAAATCATTTGGCCTTCGTGCCACCGCGCTTAGCGCGAGTTCCCTGATCCTCCTTGCCGGCTGCGCCGCTCCTGAACCAGGCGCTGCATCGCCTTCCCCGGCAGGAACCACCATTGAGGTAAAAGACCTCTGGCTCAAGGCAACACAAGACGATATGTCCTCGGCCTTCGGCACCATCGAAAACACCGGGGATCACGCGGTGACCATTACGCAGGTCTCCAGCGCGGTATCGGGTGATACCGGATTGCATGAGACCGTGGCCAATGAGTCCGGGGCCATGGTCATGCGCGAGAAAACGGGCGGTTTCACCATTGAAGCCCACGGGAAGCTGGAGCTTGCACCCGGCGCGAACCACCTGATGATCATGGATCCGAAGAAACCGCTCAAGGCCGGTGATGAAGTGGCTCTCACCTTGGAATTCTCCGATGAGAGCAGCTTCGATTTCACAGCGCCGGTCAAGGATTTCGCCGTGGCCAAGGAAAGCTACGATGAATCCTCGTCGCAGAGCGGACATGGGCACTGA
- a CDS encoding SDR family NAD(P)-dependent oxidoreductase, which yields MPSALVTGVSSGIGEAIARALLEAGYEVTGLSRRAPAIADERFSWRSTDLGDLGQVQEAAQQLSAPDLFVHAAGYMATGALGELKAEDLAGMHAVHVQAPMALLNTLAPKMEDGSRIILIGSRTMSGVAGKSQYAATKSALAGLSRSWAMELAPRGITCNVVAPGPTDTPMMVDPRRAGVPPVTPPLGALVDPADVAALVLFLGGEHGKSITGQVMTICGGASLKG from the coding sequence ATGCCTAGCGCTCTGGTCACCGGGGTCAGCTCCGGCATTGGCGAAGCGATCGCCCGCGCCCTGCTGGAAGCCGGCTATGAAGTCACGGGCCTGAGCCGCAGGGCACCGGCCATCGCCGATGAGCGCTTCTCCTGGCGGAGCACCGACCTGGGAGACCTGGGCCAGGTCCAGGAAGCCGCACAGCAGCTGTCGGCGCCCGATCTTTTTGTCCATGCCGCAGGCTATATGGCGACCGGGGCATTGGGCGAGCTCAAGGCGGAGGATCTGGCGGGGATGCACGCGGTTCATGTGCAGGCGCCAATGGCGCTGCTCAACACCCTGGCACCGAAGATGGAGGATGGCTCCCGGATCATCTTGATTGGCAGCCGGACCATGAGCGGTGTCGCTGGCAAGAGCCAATATGCCGCTACCAAGTCAGCGCTCGCCGGGCTGTCGCGCAGCTGGGCCATGGAGCTGGCGCCGCGTGGCATCACCTGCAATGTTGTGGCGCCGGGGCCCACTGATACCCCGATGATGGTTGATCCGCGCAGGGCGGGCGTCCCGCCGGTCACGCCGCCACTGGGCGCGCTCGTGGATCCCGCCGATGTGGCCGCCCTGGTGCTGTTCCTGGGCGGGGAGCATGGCAAGTCCATCACCGGCCAGGTGATGACCATCTGCGGCGGCGCGTCGCTGAAAGGCTGA
- a CDS encoding sialidase family protein, whose amino-acid sequence MSLTDFSTINPDGQIHEDGPLAYAYLPAPTVQSHAANLMTLGNGDLGCVWFGGTQEGVADISIYFSTLQRLPEGRWAEKWSPAQQLSSDSTRSEQNPILYRHGEELWLLYTAQHAGNQDTSEVRRRISSDHGSTWSDPETLFAATDHGGVFVRQPPVQVGERLYVPVFRCATVPGQKWVGDFDDSALMVSTDGGATWTEQIIEGSTGCVHMNVAALADGSLLALYRSRWADWIYASRSEDGGLTWSVPEATELPNNNSSIQFVSMNDGRLALIYNHSQATEQTERRLSLYDEIDDEGLDSSVDGPVVFEPVATGEPGVQKAFWGTPRAPLTVAISSDQGRSWPARRNLEVGDGYCLSNNSREGLNREFSYPSIHEGQDGALHLAYTYFRQAIKYVRIDPSWVSAPEASDHA is encoded by the coding sequence ATGTCGTTGACCGATTTTTCCACCATCAACCCCGACGGGCAGATCCACGAGGATGGGCCGCTGGCCTACGCCTACCTGCCGGCACCCACGGTGCAATCCCACGCAGCCAACCTGATGACCCTGGGCAACGGGGATCTGGGCTGCGTCTGGTTCGGCGGAACACAGGAAGGGGTGGCGGATATCAGCATCTACTTCTCCACCCTGCAGCGTCTGCCCGAGGGGCGTTGGGCGGAAAAATGGTCGCCGGCACAGCAGCTGTCCAGCGACTCGACCCGTTCCGAGCAGAACCCGATCCTGTACCGCCACGGTGAGGAACTCTGGCTGCTGTACACGGCCCAGCACGCGGGAAACCAGGACACCTCCGAGGTGCGCCGCCGCATCTCCAGCGACCACGGAAGCACCTGGTCCGACCCCGAAACCCTCTTTGCCGCCACCGACCACGGCGGGGTCTTCGTGCGCCAGCCACCGGTGCAGGTCGGCGAACGGCTATATGTTCCGGTCTTCCGCTGCGCTACCGTGCCAGGGCAAAAATGGGTGGGGGACTTCGACGACTCCGCACTGATGGTCTCCACCGATGGCGGAGCCACATGGACCGAGCAGATTATCGAGGGTTCCACCGGCTGCGTGCACATGAATGTCGCGGCGCTGGCCGACGGCAGCCTGCTCGCGCTGTATCGCAGCCGCTGGGCCGACTGGATCTATGCCTCGCGTTCCGAGGACGGCGGGCTGACGTGGAGCGTGCCGGAAGCCACCGAATTGCCGAATAACAATTCATCCATCCAGTTCGTCTCCATGAATGATGGCCGCTTGGCCTTGATCTACAACCACTCCCAGGCCACTGAGCAGACCGAACGCCGGCTGTCGCTCTACGACGAGATCGACGATGAGGGATTGGATTCCAGCGTCGATGGCCCGGTGGTGTTCGAACCGGTGGCCACCGGGGAACCCGGGGTGCAAAAGGCCTTCTGGGGCACGCCCCGCGCGCCGCTGACCGTGGCGATCTCATCGGATCAGGGCAGAAGCTGGCCAGCACGAAGGAACCTCGAAGTGGGGGACGGGTACTGCCTTTCCAATAATTCCCGCGAGGGGCTGAACCGGGAATTCTCCTATCCTTCCATCCACGAAGGCCAGGATGGGGCCCTGCACCTGGCCTACACCTATTTCCGCCAGGCCATCAAGTACGTGCGCATCGACCCTTCGTGGGTCAGCGCGCCGGAGGCAAGCGATCATGCCTAG
- a CDS encoding HpcH/HpaI aldolase family protein, whose protein sequence is MTSAVATEFARKIRDREPAVGYWVVLDSPVSTERIARLGYDYVALDAQHGLIGYNGMLTGLMAIDASGQAAGVVRVEANNATAIGKALDAGAVAVIVPLVDNAQDAADAVKYAKYPPHGIRSYGPMRSALRVGPVPAESDATTMVFAMIETPGGLENVEEIAAVQGLDGLYVGPSDLALAIGAAFPGDPAIKEEFEAALKRVSAAAQQAGIAAGIHNANGELAQQRLGEGYTFATVASDLTHLEATAAAHLQQARS, encoded by the coding sequence ATGACCTCAGCAGTTGCCACCGAATTCGCCCGCAAGATCCGTGACCGCGAACCAGCCGTCGGGTACTGGGTGGTGCTCGATTCGCCGGTATCCACCGAACGCATCGCACGCCTGGGCTACGACTACGTTGCCCTCGACGCGCAGCACGGCCTGATCGGCTACAACGGAATGCTCACCGGGCTGATGGCCATCGACGCCTCCGGCCAGGCCGCCGGTGTTGTCCGCGTGGAAGCCAATAACGCCACCGCCATTGGCAAGGCCCTGGACGCTGGCGCCGTGGCAGTCATCGTGCCGCTGGTCGACAACGCGCAAGACGCCGCCGACGCGGTCAAATACGCCAAGTACCCGCCGCATGGCATCCGCTCCTACGGACCCATGCGCTCGGCCCTGCGCGTTGGCCCGGTACCAGCGGAATCGGATGCCACCACCATGGTCTTCGCCATGATCGAGACTCCGGGCGGGTTGGAGAACGTCGAAGAAATCGCCGCCGTCCAGGGCCTGGACGGGCTGTACGTCGGGCCCAGCGACCTGGCCCTGGCCATCGGCGCCGCATTCCCCGGGGATCCGGCGATCAAGGAGGAATTCGAGGCCGCGCTCAAGCGGGTGAGCGCGGCAGCACAGCAGGCTGGCATTGCCGCCGGCATCCACAACGCCAACGGAGAGCTGGCCCAGCAGCGCCTCGGCGAAGGATATACCTTCGCCACGGTGGCCTCGGACCTGACCCACCTGGAAGCAACGGCCGCGGCCCACCTGCAGCAGGCCCGCTCCTAG
- a CDS encoding aldo/keto reductase, with protein sequence MPKNTPAALVLGTMTFGDTADAQASEQMLNTALDAGITHIDTANAYVGGATEELLATLLEGKRDSVFLASKAGMPHADAGEDSPLSPAALRRSVEASLRRLNTDRLDLFYLHQPDYATSLEATLGEVAKLHQEGKILSLGVSNFAAWQIAQARHVAESVGAPPPVVAQQLYNLVARRIETEYLPFAQASGVQTMVYNPLGGGLLTGRHSFAQQPQEGRFGSSRLASMYTERYWDEDLFKGIEALTALAEDAGISLIELSLRWLAYHQGVDSLLLGGSKASQLESNIAAIAKGPLEQNLAEAAAAATASLHGPMPAYNR encoded by the coding sequence ATGCCCAAGAACACCCCGGCAGCATTGGTCCTGGGAACCATGACCTTCGGCGACACCGCCGATGCCCAAGCCAGCGAGCAGATGCTCAATACGGCACTGGACGCGGGAATCACCCATATCGATACCGCCAACGCCTATGTCGGCGGGGCCACCGAAGAGCTGCTGGCCACCTTGCTGGAAGGCAAGCGCGACTCGGTATTCCTGGCGTCCAAGGCCGGAATGCCCCATGCGGATGCCGGCGAGGATTCGCCCTTGTCCCCAGCGGCATTGCGCCGAAGCGTGGAGGCCTCGCTGCGGCGGCTGAACACCGACCGGCTGGACCTGTTCTACCTGCACCAGCCCGACTACGCCACCTCGCTGGAAGCGACCTTGGGCGAAGTCGCGAAGCTGCACCAGGAAGGCAAGATCCTGTCCCTGGGCGTTTCCAACTTCGCCGCCTGGCAGATTGCGCAGGCAAGGCATGTGGCCGAGTCGGTCGGCGCGCCGCCACCTGTGGTGGCCCAGCAGCTGTACAACCTGGTAGCGCGGCGCATCGAAACCGAATACCTGCCCTTCGCCCAAGCCAGCGGGGTGCAGACCATGGTGTACAACCCGCTCGGCGGCGGACTGCTCACCGGGCGCCATAGCTTCGCGCAACAGCCGCAGGAAGGGCGCTTCGGCAGCTCCCGCCTGGCCAGCATGTACACCGAGCGCTACTGGGACGAAGACCTCTTCAAGGGCATTGAAGCGCTCACCGCACTGGCCGAGGACGCCGGCATCAGCCTGATCGAGCTGTCCCTGCGCTGGCTGGCCTACCACCAGGGCGTCGACTCGCTGCTGCTTGGCGGATCCAAGGCAAGCCAGCTCGAATCCAACATTGCCGCCATCGCCAAGGGGCCATTGGAGCAGAACCTGGCGGAGGCAGCCGCAGCGGCCACCGCCTCGCTGCACGGCCCGATGCCTGCCTACAACCGTTAA
- a CDS encoding ATP-binding cassette domain-containing protein — protein MNQQAPFLSVKNLSVEYHTHNGIFRAVDDVSFDLERGTTLAVVGESGCGKSTIAKSIMRLLKPAKGQILLDGTDLVALNEKQLRPLRRKFQMVFQDPYGSLDPSHSAEQIITEPLKIQKIGTPAERRKEALRLLDRVGLPEGALDKRANEFSGGQRQRIGIARALASKPELLVCDEATSALDVSVQAQVLKLLAEIQEDTGISYVFISHNLGVVQEISDQVMVMQKGKLVELGSTEQVLTSPAQPYTRKLRRAALDPSQMEGVKPRHILAGLAS, from the coding sequence ATGAACCAGCAAGCACCGTTCCTCTCGGTGAAGAACCTGAGCGTCGAGTACCACACGCACAACGGAATCTTCCGCGCGGTGGACGACGTTTCCTTTGACCTGGAACGCGGCACGACCTTGGCCGTGGTCGGTGAATCAGGATGCGGAAAGTCAACCATCGCCAAATCCATCATGCGCCTGCTCAAGCCGGCCAAGGGGCAAATCCTGCTGGATGGAACCGACCTGGTGGCCCTGAATGAAAAGCAGCTGCGCCCCTTGCGCCGCAAATTCCAGATGGTCTTCCAAGACCCCTACGGCTCACTGGACCCCAGCCACAGCGCCGAGCAGATCATCACCGAGCCGCTGAAAATCCAGAAAATCGGGACGCCTGCCGAACGCCGCAAGGAGGCCTTGAGGCTGCTCGATCGCGTGGGCCTGCCCGAGGGAGCACTGGATAAGCGGGCCAATGAATTCTCCGGCGGCCAGCGCCAGCGCATCGGCATCGCCCGGGCACTGGCTTCCAAGCCGGAGCTCCTGGTCTGTGACGAGGCGACCAGCGCGCTGGATGTCTCGGTGCAGGCACAGGTGCTCAAGCTGCTCGCCGAGATCCAGGAAGACACCGGGATCTCCTATGTGTTCATTTCACACAACCTGGGCGTGGTGCAGGAAATCAGCGATCAGGTCATGGTGATGCAGAAGGGAAAGCTGGTCGAACTGGGCAGCACCGAGCAGGTGCTCACCTCGCCGGCCCAGCCGTACACCCGCAAGCTGCGCCGCGCGGCCCTGGACCCGAGCCAGATGGAAGGCGTGAAGCCGCGCCACATCCTGGCCGGACTGGCCAGCTAG
- a CDS encoding ABC transporter ATP-binding protein: MSEQNTAVLEVSDFSVELMTDNGVFKAVKNVNFRIGHGETVTIIGESGSGKSTTAMGLLQLLPRGLAALSGQVRIKGEDVLANPKAIAKFRGRGLALIPQDPMTALNPVATIGSQLREAIKVAGRITGKQELHSKAVQLLEQVRIPLVEEQLKKFPHQLSGGMLQRVLIAIALASEPELLVADEPTSALDVTVQAGILDLLLELQQRSGISILMITHDIGVARLVSDTIHVMSSGKFVESGPAAQIVDAPEQDYTRKLLAAVPRLGTWDETPMAPKGAS; encoded by the coding sequence ATGAGCGAGCAAAACACCGCAGTCCTGGAAGTCAGCGACTTCAGCGTGGAACTGATGACCGACAACGGCGTGTTCAAGGCGGTCAAAAACGTCAACTTCCGCATCGGCCACGGGGAAACCGTCACCATCATTGGCGAATCGGGTTCCGGCAAATCCACGACCGCCATGGGGCTGCTCCAGCTGTTGCCCCGCGGGCTTGCTGCCTTGTCCGGCCAGGTGAGGATCAAGGGCGAGGACGTGCTGGCCAACCCCAAGGCCATCGCCAAGTTCCGCGGACGGGGCCTGGCATTGATCCCGCAGGACCCGATGACCGCGCTGAATCCCGTAGCCACGATCGGCTCGCAACTGCGCGAGGCGATCAAGGTGGCCGGACGCATTACCGGCAAGCAGGAGCTGCACAGCAAGGCCGTGCAGCTGCTCGAGCAGGTGCGCATCCCACTGGTTGAGGAACAACTCAAGAAATTCCCGCATCAGCTCTCCGGCGGCATGCTGCAGCGCGTCCTCATTGCCATTGCGCTGGCCAGCGAACCAGAACTGCTGGTCGCCGATGAGCCCACCAGCGCCCTGGACGTCACGGTGCAGGCCGGGATCCTCGACCTGCTGCTGGAACTGCAGCAGCGCAGCGGGATCTCGATACTGATGATTACGCACGATATTGGCGTTGCGCGCCTGGTTTCCGACACAATCCATGTGATGAGCTCGGGGAAGTTCGTCGAGTCCGGCCCCGCCGCCCAGATTGTCGACGCACCAGAACAGGACTACACCCGCAAGCTGCTCGCCGCGGTTCCGCGCTTGGGAACCTGGGACGAAACGCCAATGGCACCAAAGGGAGCATCATGA
- a CDS encoding ABC transporter permease, with protein MSTTTRNLAQAPDPVRGSAVTKQLLKKSAAARRARSTRIKLWLGTILTLLVVLPIALANLLPIADPNMQDLGARRLAPLIDGHLFGTDQLGRDLLSRVLFGGQTSLMIGVLAVVVSGAVGVILGSIAGFYGKWADVIISRVLEAQLSLPLLMMLLLVVALFGPSIPVITGVIAIAQWPEVARLTRSLVLVERERPYVDAAKTLGLPKVQILAKHVIPNVFKQASLVILLLLAQAVLLESALSFLGAGPQRPFSTWGRLISDGQDYITTSWWMVTLPGLFIVVLVVGVNLLGDALRDGNLRRTSKKEGK; from the coding sequence ATGAGCACCACAACCCGCAACCTCGCGCAAGCTCCGGATCCGGTCCGCGGCTCGGCAGTGACCAAGCAGCTGCTGAAGAAATCGGCGGCCGCCCGGCGTGCCCGGTCAACCCGCATCAAGCTGTGGCTGGGCACCATCCTGACCTTGCTGGTGGTCCTGCCGATCGCATTGGCCAACCTGCTGCCGATCGCAGACCCGAATATGCAGGACCTCGGCGCCCGGCGTTTGGCCCCGTTGATCGACGGGCACCTCTTCGGCACCGACCAGCTGGGCCGCGACCTGCTCTCCCGGGTGCTCTTCGGAGGCCAGACCTCGCTGATGATCGGCGTGCTGGCGGTCGTCGTTTCAGGGGCTGTCGGAGTGATCCTCGGATCCATTGCCGGGTTCTACGGCAAATGGGCCGACGTGATCATCTCCCGCGTGCTCGAAGCCCAGCTGTCCCTGCCGCTGCTGATGATGCTGCTGCTGGTCGTTGCCCTCTTCGGGCCATCCATCCCGGTGATCACCGGTGTCATCGCCATCGCCCAGTGGCCCGAGGTTGCGCGCCTGACCCGATCCCTGGTGCTCGTGGAACGCGAAAGGCCCTATGTGGATGCGGCCAAGACCCTGGGCCTTCCCAAAGTGCAGATTCTCGCCAAGCACGTGATCCCCAATGTCTTCAAGCAGGCCAGCCTGGTGATCTTGCTGTTGCTGGCCCAAGCGGTGCTCCTGGAAAGCGCATTGTCCTTCCTCGGCGCCGGACCGCAGCGCCCCTTCTCCACCTGGGGCCGGCTGATCTCCGACGGCCAGGACTACATCACCACCTCGTGGTGGATGGTGACGCTGCCAGGCCTGTTCATCGTCGTTCTGGTGGTCGGGGTCAATCTGCTCGGCGATGCCCTGCGCGATGGAAACCTGCGCCGCACCTCTAAGAAGGAAGGCAAGTGA
- a CDS encoding ABC transporter permease, translated as MLTYLPKRIGQGLLTVFLTVSVVFLLIRMAPGDPAASFAGPLATNEQLAAVREQFGLDKPLLQQYVIFIGQLFTGHLGQSYSFQAPAVQVVMDRLPYTLTLATSSILLAALVAIPLGMWMARRTDTDAELGVNVLTIAGQSMPDFWTGIMLLTGFSVIIPLFPASGFTTWGGLVLPTITVAILQIALVSRMVKREMVTNFNAPYLSIARSRGVSERVLTWRYALGNAGIPVFTALGTRFAAMLNGVVVVEVVFGWPGVGSLIVRALETRDYPLIQATVLITALLAVAVQLLIDLAYPLLDPRVRLGKAASA; from the coding sequence GTGCTGACCTATCTTCCCAAGCGCATCGGGCAGGGGCTGCTCACGGTATTCCTTACCGTTTCAGTAGTCTTCCTGCTCATCCGCATGGCACCGGGCGACCCGGCTGCCTCGTTCGCCGGGCCGCTGGCCACCAATGAGCAGCTGGCCGCCGTGCGCGAGCAGTTCGGCTTGGACAAGCCGCTGCTCCAGCAATACGTGATTTTCATCGGACAGCTGTTCACCGGCCATCTGGGGCAGTCCTATTCCTTCCAGGCCCCCGCCGTGCAGGTGGTGATGGACCGGCTGCCCTACACGCTGACCCTGGCCACCAGCTCCATCCTGCTGGCCGCGCTGGTCGCCATTCCGCTGGGAATGTGGATGGCCCGCCGCACCGATACCGATGCGGAACTCGGCGTGAACGTGCTGACCATCGCCGGGCAATCCATGCCCGACTTCTGGACCGGCATCATGCTGCTCACCGGGTTCTCGGTGATCATCCCGCTGTTCCCGGCTTCCGGCTTCACGACCTGGGGCGGGCTGGTCCTGCCGACCATCACCGTCGCGATCCTGCAGATCGCCCTGGTCTCGCGCATGGTCAAGCGTGAAATGGTCACCAATTTCAACGCCCCCTATCTGAGCATCGCCCGTTCCCGCGGCGTCAGCGAACGGGTGCTGACCTGGCGCTATGCGCTGGGCAATGCGGGAATTCCCGTCTTCACCGCCCTGGGCACCCGCTTCGCGGCGATGCTCAACGGCGTGGTGGTCGTGGAAGTTGTCTTCGGCTGGCCCGGCGTGGGCTCGCTGATCGTCCGGGCCTTGGAAACCCGCGATTACCCCTTGATCCAGGCCACCGTGCTGATCACCGCCCTGCTGGCCGTCGCGGTCCAGCTGCTGATCGATCTGGCCTACCCACTGCTGGACCCACGGGTCCGCCTCGGAAAGGCAGCTTCGGCATGA
- a CDS encoding ABC transporter substrate-binding protein, with protein sequence MTARFSPGMSRRQLLQLAGAAGLFAAVGMSATACAGPTGLPGKDTLTLALNRSLVSLDNKLNQFDAAVTVQRAVREGLTAIGPDIAPIPVLAESMVMASPTRWTVKLRQGITYSDGRPVKPKDVATALEMYAKVQGSFVASFFPEFPSVTEVDERTFHLDSKGPIPILDALMALILISPAEDNKAEELQTGVGTGPYVVQSYDRGAGTYTLVRNEKYWGEPAPIRQVNVRFLPEESSRVIALRSGEVDVIDSISPNSMEQLQGLPGVTIDTASSLRLNQIFYNFRKPKSHPLADPKVREALSFAIDGKALVHDVLIDTVEQAQGVTPTSLFGFAKTGDYVYDPGKAKSLLSDFGVENLKLKIIWETGEFPSDTAIMEALVQMFGDIGVKTELQQFEPGGNILQWRQGKEGDWDLLGNGFSSPTGLAITMLQGMYAGTAEKEKTRDTYQGYVNNSVERKIARAASEVDEAKRTEYLKVAQQAAWDTWPCAWAFTPKSILARRNRVQNLELSAANAYPLARVGLES encoded by the coding sequence ATGACCGCACGATTCTCGCCCGGGATGTCGCGGCGCCAGCTGCTGCAGCTGGCCGGAGCCGCCGGGCTCTTTGCGGCAGTGGGGATGAGCGCTACCGCGTGCGCAGGACCCACCGGGCTGCCGGGCAAGGACACGCTGACCCTGGCCCTGAACCGTTCCTTGGTATCGCTGGATAACAAGCTGAACCAGTTCGATGCAGCCGTCACCGTGCAGCGAGCGGTCCGCGAGGGCCTGACCGCGATCGGCCCGGACATCGCACCGATTCCGGTGCTCGCCGAGTCAATGGTGATGGCATCGCCAACACGCTGGACCGTCAAGCTGCGCCAGGGAATCACCTATTCGGACGGGCGCCCGGTCAAGCCGAAGGATGTGGCCACCGCGCTGGAAATGTACGCCAAGGTGCAAGGCTCCTTCGTCGCCAGCTTCTTCCCCGAATTCCCCTCGGTCACCGAAGTCGATGAGCGGACATTCCATTTGGACTCCAAGGGGCCCATCCCGATCCTGGATGCGCTGATGGCGCTGATCCTGATTTCCCCTGCCGAGGATAACAAGGCAGAAGAGCTGCAGACCGGTGTGGGCACCGGGCCCTATGTTGTCCAGTCCTATGACCGCGGCGCCGGGACCTACACGCTGGTGCGCAATGAGAAGTACTGGGGCGAACCTGCGCCAATCCGCCAGGTCAACGTCCGCTTCCTGCCCGAAGAATCCTCCCGCGTGATCGCCTTGCGCAGCGGCGAAGTTGATGTCATCGATTCCATCTCGCCCAATTCCATGGAACAGCTCCAGGGCCTGCCCGGCGTCACCATCGACACGGCCTCCTCGCTGCGCTTGAACCAGATCTTCTACAACTTCCGCAAGCCGAAGTCCCATCCGCTCGCCGATCCCAAAGTCCGCGAAGCGCTGTCCTTCGCCATCGACGGCAAGGCCCTGGTGCACGATGTCCTGATCGACACCGTGGAACAGGCGCAGGGCGTGACTCCGACCAGCCTGTTCGGCTTTGCCAAGACCGGGGACTACGTTTACGACCCGGGCAAGGCGAAATCCCTGCTGTCGGATTTCGGCGTGGAGAACCTGAAGCTCAAGATCATCTGGGAGACCGGAGAATTCCCCTCGGATACCGCCATCATGGAGGCCCTGGTGCAGATGTTCGGGGACATCGGAGTGAAAACCGAGCTCCAGCAGTTTGAACCCGGAGGAAATATCCTGCAGTGGCGCCAAGGCAAGGAAGGGGACTGGGACCTGCTGGGCAATGGCTTCTCCAGTCCTACCGGGCTGGCCATCACGATGCTGCAGGGCATGTACGCAGGCACCGCGGAAAAGGAAAAGACCCGCGACACCTACCAGGGCTACGTCAACAACAGCGTTGAGCGCAAAATTGCCCGCGCGGCCTCGGAAGTCGACGAGGCCAAGCGCACCGAGTACCTCAAGGTCGCCCAGCAGGCAGCCTGGGACACCTGGCCCTGCGCGTGGGCCTTTACCCCCAAGTCAATTCTTGCCCGCCGCAACCGCGTGCAAAACCTGGAACTATCCGCCGCCAACGCCTACCCGCTGGCCCGTGTGGGATTGGAGAGCTGA